The following are from one region of the Microbacterium paraoxydans genome:
- a CDS encoding primary-amine oxidase — translation MSPHSPQPVSLEPIAAPHPLDPLTGAEIAAARAVLDAAGLLTATTRVPMLLPDEATKEELAAWRPGAPIDRRVDVTLLDTATGVATEVIVSITRDEVVRQERVPNDAPPYGQPQYLFEEYERAEAIAKASPEWQAAMRRRGLADHMTLAFCSPLAPGYTGRADEVGRRVIRSLTFLRYDEQDSPWAHPVEGLIVHIDLTSDSVIRVEDEGDVPVPAGHGNYYPEVQGAARTTLKPIEITQPEGPSFGVSGSLVEWEGWSMRVGFNAREGLVLHDVSFQGRSVLHRASVPEMVVPYGDTAPGRFWISYFDAGEYLLGKNANHLELGCDCLGVIRYLDGYVADDHGHPVRIPNVICMHEEDFGILWKHTDLSGRSDVRRSRRFVVSYFSTIGNYDYGFYWNFGLDGSIEVVAKATGIVFAGAGEPGVRQKHATELAPGVFAPVHQHLFCARLDVAIDGQDNRLVEVDAQRVPMGPDNPFGNAFTWSETVLETEHAAQREADSSVARVWEVQSASRTNHVGRPTAYHLVPEPTALLMADPASSVAARAAFATKHLWATRYEHGRIWPAGRYPNAHQGGSGLPEYTADDRRIDGEDMVLWHTFGLTHFPRPEDWPIMPVDYAGFWFKPYGFLDQNPAMDVPESSQAHGGATATASCCGGDSCACGH, via the coding sequence ATGTCCCCGCACTCCCCCCAGCCCGTCTCCCTCGAGCCCATCGCCGCTCCGCATCCGCTCGATCCGCTCACCGGCGCCGAGATCGCCGCCGCCCGCGCGGTGCTCGACGCAGCCGGCCTGCTGACGGCGACCACCCGCGTGCCGATGCTGCTCCCCGACGAAGCCACGAAGGAGGAGCTCGCGGCCTGGCGCCCTGGCGCCCCCATCGACCGCCGGGTCGACGTGACGCTGCTCGACACGGCCACCGGTGTCGCGACCGAGGTGATCGTCTCGATCACCCGCGACGAGGTCGTGCGCCAGGAGCGGGTGCCCAACGACGCCCCGCCCTACGGCCAGCCGCAGTACCTCTTCGAGGAGTACGAGCGGGCCGAGGCCATCGCCAAGGCGTCCCCGGAATGGCAGGCGGCCATGCGCCGCCGCGGCCTGGCGGACCACATGACCCTCGCCTTCTGCTCCCCCCTGGCCCCGGGCTACACGGGCCGGGCCGACGAGGTGGGCCGCCGCGTGATCCGGTCCCTCACCTTCCTCCGATACGACGAGCAGGATTCCCCGTGGGCGCACCCCGTCGAGGGACTGATCGTGCACATCGACCTCACCTCGGACAGCGTGATCCGCGTCGAGGACGAGGGCGACGTGCCGGTCCCGGCCGGACACGGCAACTACTACCCGGAGGTGCAGGGCGCGGCACGGACGACGCTGAAGCCCATCGAGATCACCCAGCCGGAGGGGCCGAGCTTCGGCGTGTCCGGCTCGCTCGTCGAGTGGGAGGGCTGGTCGATGCGCGTCGGTTTCAACGCCCGCGAGGGCCTCGTGCTGCACGACGTGTCGTTCCAGGGGCGCTCCGTCCTGCACCGGGCGAGCGTGCCGGAGATGGTCGTGCCCTACGGCGACACCGCCCCCGGCCGCTTCTGGATCAGCTACTTCGACGCGGGCGAGTACCTCCTCGGCAAGAACGCCAACCACCTGGAGCTCGGCTGCGACTGCCTCGGCGTGATCCGGTATCTCGACGGATACGTCGCCGACGACCACGGCCACCCGGTGCGCATCCCGAATGTGATCTGCATGCACGAGGAGGACTTCGGCATCCTCTGGAAGCACACCGACCTCTCCGGGCGCTCCGACGTGCGGCGCTCGCGGCGCTTCGTCGTCTCGTACTTCTCCACCATCGGCAACTACGACTACGGCTTCTACTGGAACTTCGGCCTGGACGGCTCGATCGAGGTCGTCGCCAAGGCCACGGGCATCGTGTTCGCCGGTGCCGGAGAGCCGGGCGTCCGCCAGAAGCACGCGACCGAACTCGCCCCCGGCGTCTTCGCCCCGGTCCACCAGCACCTGTTCTGCGCGCGCCTCGACGTGGCGATCGACGGCCAGGACAATCGCCTCGTGGAGGTGGACGCGCAGCGGGTGCCGATGGGGCCGGACAACCCGTTCGGCAACGCGTTCACCTGGTCGGAGACGGTGCTGGAGACTGAGCACGCCGCCCAGCGCGAGGCCGACTCCTCCGTCGCCCGGGTGTGGGAGGTGCAGAGCGCCTCGCGGACGAACCACGTCGGCCGCCCGACCGCCTACCACCTCGTGCCGGAGCCGACCGCCCTGCTGATGGCCGACCCCGCGTCGTCCGTCGCTGCCCGCGCGGCCTTCGCCACGAAGCACCTCTGGGCGACGCGATACGAGCACGGCCGGATCTGGCCGGCCGGGCGCTATCCCAACGCGCACCAGGGCGGCTCCGGCCTCCCGGAGTACACGGCCGATGATCGCCGGATCGACGGCGAGGACATGGTGCTCTGGCACACCTTCGGGCTCACGCACTTCCCCCGCCCGGAGGACTGGCCGATCATGCCCGTGGACTACGCGGGATTCTGGTTCAAGCCCTACGGCTTCCTCGACCAGAACCCGGCCATGGACGTGCCGGAGTCCTCCCAGGCGCACGGCGGAGCGACGGCGACGGCCTCCTGCTGCGGCGGCGACTCCTGCGCCTGCGGCCACTGA
- a CDS encoding TetR/AcrR family transcriptional regulator has translation MPRIVDHDERRRQIADALLVVAARDGHESVSSRAVAKELGVATGSLWHYFDGFDDVVRAAAAEVTRRTDERIAAATDGLRGLARLRALMGEVLPVDERTRTEAHVVVGFWGRLATLAPTPDAGAPTLATWQDSVREALDEAATDGELRPDTPTGDLLALLRSITYGQQVVEVTEPQTPAAHFAVLDSILAPWRP, from the coding sequence GTGCCCCGCATCGTCGACCATGATGAGCGTCGCCGTCAGATCGCCGACGCGCTGCTCGTCGTCGCCGCCAGGGACGGTCATGAGAGCGTGTCCTCGCGGGCGGTCGCGAAGGAGCTCGGCGTCGCGACCGGCTCCCTGTGGCACTACTTCGACGGCTTCGACGACGTCGTCCGCGCCGCGGCGGCCGAGGTCACCCGTCGCACCGACGAGCGCATCGCCGCCGCGACGGACGGGCTGCGCGGCCTTGCCCGCCTGCGAGCCCTGATGGGCGAGGTGCTCCCCGTCGACGAGCGCACCCGCACCGAGGCGCATGTGGTCGTCGGCTTCTGGGGACGCCTGGCCACTCTCGCACCGACTCCTGACGCCGGAGCGCCGACCCTCGCGACGTGGCAGGACAGCGTCCGGGAGGCCCTGGACGAGGCGGCGACCGACGGGGAGCTGCGCCCCGACACCCCCACCGGCGACCTCCTCGCCCTCCTGCGCTCGATCACCTACGGCCAGCAGGTCGTCGAGGTCACCGAGCCGCAGACGCCGGCGGCGCACTTCGCAGTCCTCGACAGCATCCTCGCCCCCTGGCGACCCTGA
- a CDS encoding multidrug effflux MFS transporter yields the protein MSLPFAADAPRPRMGTLRAMLVLGMLEAFGPLSMDLYLPQLPQLAASLGTTEALAQVTMSACMIGLGLGQLVAGPLSDRLGRRLPLLIGVAAFAVLSAVCAVAPTIELLLVARFLQGLAGSAGIVICLAIARDQFEGVELSRMLSLLFLVSGTAPIIAPVVGGQLARIMDWRGIFGVLAGIGVILLLVVVFLLPETLRPEARHGGGLRVLRAHAGAVLGDRLFAAVLCASAGAGVAFFTYLSMSSFVLQDEFGLSPQSFSLAFAAGALASIVGSQSSRLVVRRFGPLRVYLGGVTATLVATTTFLVLALSGTGVAGVVAALVGFMLCAGLGGPNGQTLALAHHGARAGTASALLGMSSFLFGPVLAPVAAGIGGTNAVTMAVTMTLAAAVAAIAAWAFVRPAARE from the coding sequence ATGAGTCTTCCGTTCGCCGCTGACGCCCCGCGGCCCCGCATGGGCACTCTGCGGGCGATGCTGGTGCTGGGCATGCTGGAAGCCTTCGGTCCGCTGTCGATGGACCTCTACCTGCCGCAGCTCCCCCAGCTCGCGGCCTCGCTCGGCACGACCGAGGCCCTGGCGCAGGTGACCATGTCGGCGTGCATGATCGGCCTCGGCCTGGGGCAGCTCGTCGCCGGCCCTCTCAGCGACCGGCTGGGCAGGCGGCTGCCGCTGCTGATCGGCGTAGCGGCGTTCGCGGTGCTCTCCGCGGTCTGCGCGGTCGCTCCGACCATCGAGCTGCTGCTCGTCGCCCGCTTCCTGCAGGGGCTGGCGGGATCAGCGGGCATCGTGATCTGCCTGGCGATCGCCCGCGACCAGTTCGAGGGGGTCGAGCTCTCCCGCATGCTCTCGCTGCTGTTCCTCGTCTCGGGCACCGCGCCGATCATCGCGCCGGTGGTGGGCGGCCAGCTCGCCCGCATCATGGACTGGCGCGGGATCTTCGGGGTGCTGGCCGGGATCGGCGTCATCCTGCTGCTCGTGGTCGTCTTCCTCCTGCCGGAGACGCTGCGACCGGAGGCGCGCCACGGCGGAGGCCTCCGCGTGCTGCGAGCGCACGCCGGCGCCGTGCTGGGCGACCGGCTCTTCGCCGCGGTCCTGTGCGCCTCCGCCGGTGCAGGCGTGGCGTTCTTCACCTATCTCTCGATGTCGTCGTTCGTGCTGCAGGACGAGTTCGGCCTCAGCCCGCAGAGCTTCAGTCTCGCCTTCGCCGCCGGCGCCCTCGCGAGCATCGTCGGCAGCCAGTCGAGCCGCCTGGTCGTGCGCCGGTTCGGCCCCCTCCGCGTCTATCTCGGCGGGGTCACGGCGACGCTCGTCGCGACCACGACCTTCCTCGTCCTGGCACTCAGCGGGACGGGGGTGGCGGGCGTGGTGGCGGCACTCGTCGGATTCATGCTGTGTGCGGGCCTCGGCGGCCCGAACGGCCAGACACTCGCCCTCGCGCATCACGGCGCCAGGGCGGGGACGGCGTCCGCCCTGCTCGGCATGTCCTCGTTCCTGTTCGGCCCGGTGCTCGCCCCGGTCGCCGCCGGGATCGGGGGCACGAACGCCGTCACGATGGCGGTCACCATGACCCTCGCCGCCGCCGTCGCGGCGATCGCCGCCTGGGCGTTCGTCCGCCCCGCCGCGCGGGAGTGA
- a CDS encoding alpha/beta hydrolase: MSAPEPVPYDPELVAGLDAFVDLVEVIPLRADTIHANRDHFATIIPPMAVQAEGRAVTWEDRVIPGPVGAPELEITVVRPAPAPTAPAPAVLSIHGGGMVLGTRFFGTAELIDLAERHGVVGVAVEYRLAPEHPGPAQAEDCYAALEWMVAHADELGIDTSRIIASGQSAGGGLSAAVALLSRDRGGPRLAGQLLGCPMLDDRNETPSSHQYDGFGAWDRNNNDTAWDAIAGADRFTDRVSPYTAPARATDLSGLAPAFIEVGAAETFRDEAAAYASRIWATGGQAELHVWAGGYHGFSGFSPDAEVSRAAVAARESWLRRVLRREG; this comes from the coding sequence ATGAGCGCGCCCGAACCGGTGCCCTACGACCCGGAGCTCGTCGCCGGACTCGACGCCTTCGTCGACCTCGTGGAGGTCATCCCGCTGCGCGCCGACACGATCCACGCCAACCGCGACCACTTCGCGACGATCATCCCGCCGATGGCCGTGCAGGCCGAGGGTCGCGCCGTGACCTGGGAGGACCGGGTCATCCCCGGCCCCGTCGGTGCTCCGGAGCTCGAGATCACCGTCGTGCGCCCGGCGCCGGCGCCCACAGCCCCGGCTCCGGCGGTGCTGTCGATCCACGGCGGCGGCATGGTGCTCGGCACGCGCTTCTTCGGCACCGCCGAGCTCATCGACCTCGCCGAGCGGCACGGCGTCGTCGGCGTCGCGGTCGAGTACCGCCTCGCCCCCGAGCACCCCGGACCGGCGCAGGCGGAGGACTGCTACGCGGCGCTGGAGTGGATGGTCGCCCACGCCGACGAGCTCGGCATCGACACCTCCCGCATCATCGCCTCCGGGCAGAGCGCCGGGGGCGGGCTCTCGGCGGCGGTCGCGCTGCTCTCCCGCGACCGCGGCGGGCCCCGGCTGGCCGGGCAGCTCCTCGGCTGCCCGATGCTCGACGATCGCAACGAGACCCCGTCGAGCCATCAGTACGACGGCTTCGGCGCCTGGGACCGGAACAACAACGACACCGCGTGGGACGCGATCGCCGGAGCCGACCGGTTCACCGACCGCGTGTCGCCGTACACGGCACCGGCCCGGGCCACGGATCTGTCGGGACTCGCTCCGGCGTTCATCGAGGTGGGCGCCGCGGAGACCTTCCGCGATGAGGCCGCCGCCTACGCCTCGCGGATCTGGGCCACGGGCGGGCAGGCCGAACTGCACGTCTGGGCGGGCGGCTACCACGGTTTCTCGGGGTTCTCCCCCGATGCCGAGGTCTCCCGGGCCGCAGTGGCCGCGCGGGAGAGCTGGCTGCGCCGCGTGCTGCGCCGCGAGGGATGA
- a CDS encoding alpha/beta hydrolase, translating to MIIPVPFDPDVQAVLDEIAKNPQPALTRETLPRDGVDRMFPDNDTVIAGRDITWEDRVIPGPPGAPDVEVTIFRPAGSETSTLPGFVNIHGGGMIVGHRSWETARVVDIVAEHGVVAVNVEYRLAPEDPYPAGVEDCYAAFVWTHAHAAELGIDPARIVVGGGSAGGGLTAAVALLARDRRGPVMAGQLLLCPMIDNTNTTISSRQYDGIGTWQRDMNLLAWSCVLGEDLAFSTEAPAYAAPSRATDVSGLPPAYIEVGEAEMFRDEDTMYALRIWETGGQAELHVWGGGAHGFDMYMPEAEITRAALAARASWLRRIWRAAA from the coding sequence ATGATCATCCCCGTCCCCTTCGATCCCGACGTGCAGGCCGTGCTCGACGAGATCGCGAAGAACCCGCAGCCCGCGCTCACCCGCGAGACCCTGCCGCGCGACGGCGTCGACCGGATGTTCCCGGACAACGACACCGTGATCGCCGGCCGGGACATCACCTGGGAGGACCGTGTCATCCCCGGCCCGCCCGGAGCCCCGGACGTCGAGGTCACGATCTTCCGCCCCGCGGGTTCCGAGACCTCGACGCTCCCGGGCTTCGTGAACATCCACGGCGGCGGCATGATCGTCGGCCACCGCTCGTGGGAGACGGCTCGGGTCGTCGACATCGTCGCGGAGCACGGCGTCGTGGCCGTGAACGTCGAGTACCGCCTCGCGCCGGAGGACCCGTACCCCGCGGGCGTGGAGGACTGCTACGCGGCCTTCGTGTGGACGCACGCGCACGCCGCGGAGCTCGGCATCGACCCCGCGCGCATCGTCGTGGGCGGCGGCAGCGCGGGCGGCGGCCTCACCGCGGCCGTCGCCCTGCTGGCGCGCGATCGGCGGGGCCCGGTCATGGCCGGGCAGCTGCTGCTGTGCCCCATGATCGACAACACCAACACCACGATCTCCAGTCGGCAGTACGACGGCATCGGCACCTGGCAGCGCGACATGAACCTCCTCGCCTGGTCGTGCGTCCTCGGCGAGGACCTCGCGTTCAGCACCGAGGCCCCGGCCTACGCCGCGCCGAGCCGCGCGACGGACGTCTCCGGCCTCCCTCCCGCCTACATCGAGGTCGGCGAGGCGGAGATGTTCCGCGACGAGGACACCATGTACGCCCTCCGGATCTGGGAGACCGGCGGACAGGCCGAGCTGCACGTCTGGGGCGGCGGCGCCCACGGCTTCGACATGTACATGCCGGAGGCCGAGATCACCCGCGCCGCCCTCGCCGCGCGCGCCTCCTGGCTGCGACGGATCTGGCGGGCCGCCGCATGA
- a CDS encoding aldo/keto reductase, producing the protein MTTPLPVREIGRSGLHASLFSLGSWHTYDRMDFADAVALLREATNRGVNLFDVGVYSAPGAPPVFTDVIFSAMVRAAGLRREEWLLSSKLWLEAFGADGFRPQLENALMRVGTEHADLVILGDLRRDDLDLRDLVLDLAALADAGLIRAWGVNNWSAGSIQALIDLAAAEGVPGPQIAQLKYSVSRRSIPDGEPFARLWEQGLTLQASDCLEGGILAGTVNGGRQIGRDPGGIRERIVADVPAFTAVAEDLGVTPAQLGIAFTLTHPALTTTLFGASRVTQRRANLDAAALVDRVGAAELRRLVEPFWADRGVVDPEGP; encoded by the coding sequence ATGACCACTCCCCTCCCCGTGCGCGAGATCGGCCGCAGCGGCCTGCACGCCTCCCTGTTCTCCCTGGGCTCGTGGCACACCTACGACCGCATGGACTTCGCCGACGCGGTCGCACTCCTCCGCGAGGCCACCAACCGCGGCGTGAACCTCTTCGACGTGGGCGTGTACTCCGCACCCGGCGCCCCGCCCGTCTTCACCGACGTGATCTTCTCGGCGATGGTGCGCGCGGCGGGGCTGCGCCGAGAGGAGTGGCTGCTGTCGTCGAAGCTCTGGCTGGAGGCCTTCGGCGCCGACGGCTTCCGCCCGCAGCTCGAGAACGCCCTGATGCGGGTGGGCACCGAGCACGCCGATCTCGTGATCCTCGGCGACCTGCGCCGCGACGACCTCGACCTGCGCGACCTCGTGCTCGACCTCGCCGCCCTCGCCGACGCCGGCCTCATCCGCGCGTGGGGCGTGAACAACTGGTCGGCGGGGAGCATCCAGGCCCTGATCGACCTCGCCGCCGCGGAAGGCGTGCCCGGCCCGCAGATCGCGCAGCTCAAGTACAGCGTCTCGCGGCGGTCGATCCCGGACGGCGAGCCCTTCGCACGCCTCTGGGAGCAGGGCCTCACGCTGCAGGCCTCGGACTGCCTGGAGGGCGGGATCCTCGCCGGGACGGTGAACGGCGGCCGGCAGATCGGGCGCGACCCCGGCGGCATCCGCGAGCGGATCGTCGCCGACGTCCCCGCGTTCACCGCGGTCGCGGAGGACCTCGGCGTGACCCCGGCCCAGCTCGGCATCGCCTTCACCCTCACCCACCCCGCCCTGACGACGACCCTGTTCGGCGCCTCCCGCGTCACGCAGCGGCGGGCGAACCTCGACGCGGCCGCCCTCGTCGACCGCGTCGGCGCCGCCGAGCTGCGCCGTCTCGTCGAGCCCTTCTGGGCCGACCGCGGGGTCGTCGACCCCGAGGGCCCCTGA
- a CDS encoding zinc-binding dehydrogenase: MTLPTTTRAAVLTAHGEPLTLQDLPLPAEIEPGAALVRIACTTLCGTDIEIWEGKMSFPGMLPMVLGHEMVGEIVATGPDTRDALGRPLSPGDRIGWSESTCGECHGCVVLREPVACSRRGYGFLQRADVPPFATAGLSEYAYVTPGAAKLLLPAAVKDTWASMAGCAAKTVLRAFERAGRIRPGSRVVVQGSGALGIFATAVAKIAGAGQVITVGAPAARLELAARFGADAVVDFRDGPVVDQVLALTGGQGADHVFDFAGAPSVGPDAVGMAAQRGTVAIVGSTGPAGDGFALSTIMGKELTVVGSLNGDISDYARAIDFFTAFADRFPWDDLFSAPVGLAGASAKIAHMHHLDEVKAVIDPSL; encoded by the coding sequence ATGACCCTCCCCACCACCACCCGCGCCGCGGTGCTCACCGCGCACGGCGAGCCGCTCACCCTGCAGGACCTCCCGCTGCCCGCCGAGATCGAACCCGGCGCCGCCCTCGTCCGCATCGCCTGCACCACGCTGTGCGGCACGGACATCGAGATCTGGGAGGGGAAGATGTCGTTCCCCGGAATGCTGCCCATGGTCCTCGGTCACGAGATGGTCGGCGAGATCGTGGCCACCGGACCCGACACCCGCGACGCGCTCGGCCGCCCGCTCTCCCCCGGCGACCGGATCGGCTGGTCGGAGTCCACCTGCGGCGAGTGCCACGGCTGCGTCGTGCTGCGGGAACCGGTCGCCTGCTCCCGCCGCGGCTACGGCTTCCTCCAGCGCGCCGACGTACCGCCGTTCGCGACGGCTGGGCTCTCCGAGTACGCGTACGTCACCCCGGGTGCCGCCAAGCTCCTGCTCCCGGCGGCCGTCAAGGACACCTGGGCCTCCATGGCGGGCTGCGCCGCGAAGACCGTCCTGCGCGCGTTCGAGCGGGCCGGTCGCATCCGCCCCGGCTCCCGCGTGGTGGTGCAGGGCTCCGGCGCCCTCGGCATCTTCGCCACGGCAGTCGCGAAGATCGCGGGTGCCGGGCAGGTCATCACCGTCGGTGCTCCCGCGGCCCGTCTGGAGCTCGCCGCCCGCTTCGGCGCCGACGCCGTCGTCGACTTCCGCGACGGGCCCGTCGTCGACCAGGTCCTGGCGCTCACCGGAGGCCAGGGAGCGGACCACGTGTTCGACTTCGCGGGCGCACCGAGCGTCGGACCGGACGCCGTCGGCATGGCCGCCCAGCGCGGCACCGTCGCGATCGTCGGCTCGACCGGCCCCGCCGGAGACGGCTTCGCCCTCAGCACGATCATGGGCAAGGAGCTCACGGTGGTCGGCTCGCTCAACGGCGACATCTCCGACTACGCCCGCGCGATCGACTTCTTCACGGCGTTCGCCGACCGCTTCCCCTGGGACGACCTGTTCAGCGCCCCGGTCGGGCTCGCCGGCGCCTCCGCGAAGATCGCCCACATGCACCACCTCGATGAGGTCAAGGCCGTCATCGACCCCAGCCTCTGA
- a CDS encoding SDR family NAD(P)-dependent oxidoreductase: MTASPRRILVTGGASGLGRGIATAFRAAGDEVFIGDVDDVAAAAVAAEIGATALPLDIGDEASVQAAAERIREAGGLDVLVNNAGVVAGGGTLQEVAVDAVDAALRVNVRGTFLMLRVFGRLFAAAGHGTIVNISSIGARQPTPGLGHYEATKAAVDALTRTAAIELAGSGVRVNAVAPGPVLTPLTADFASNPDARAAWESRIPLGTIAEIDQVTPLVLFLASEAASHITGVSVPVDGGQLLV, translated from the coding sequence ATGACCGCTTCCCCCCGTCGCATCCTGGTCACCGGAGGCGCGTCCGGACTCGGCCGCGGGATCGCCACCGCCTTCCGCGCAGCGGGCGACGAGGTGTTCATCGGCGACGTGGACGACGTCGCCGCCGCAGCCGTCGCCGCCGAGATCGGCGCCACCGCCCTCCCCCTCGACATCGGCGACGAAGCGTCGGTGCAGGCGGCAGCCGAACGGATCCGCGAGGCCGGCGGACTCGACGTCCTCGTCAACAACGCCGGTGTCGTCGCCGGCGGGGGAACACTCCAGGAGGTCGCGGTCGACGCGGTCGATGCGGCCCTGCGCGTCAACGTCCGCGGCACGTTCCTCATGCTGCGGGTCTTCGGCAGGCTGTTCGCCGCGGCCGGCCACGGGACCATCGTCAACATCTCCTCGATCGGCGCCCGGCAGCCCACACCCGGCCTCGGGCACTACGAGGCCACGAAGGCCGCGGTCGACGCGCTCACCCGGACGGCGGCCATCGAACTCGCCGGCTCCGGGGTGCGGGTCAACGCCGTCGCCCCCGGCCCCGTGCTCACGCCCCTGACCGCCGACTTCGCCTCCAACCCGGACGCCCGCGCCGCGTGGGAGTCGCGCATCCCGCTCGGCACCATCGCCGAAATCGACCAGGTCACCCCGCTCGTGCTGTTCCTCGCGAGCGAGGCCGCCAGCCACATCACCGGGGTCTCGGTCCCCGTCGACGGCGGCCAGCTCCTCGTCTGA